The genomic window GGAAGCGTTGATCGGATACGAATTCAAGGACAAGGCCCGGCTCGACCGGGCCTTGACCCATGCCAGCGCCCGCTCCGCCACGGCCGGCAATTACGAGCGGCTGGAATTTCTGGGCGATCGCGTTCTCGGTCTCTGCGTCGCAGAACTGCTGTTTTCCATTTTCCGCAATGCTACCGAGGGCGAATTGTCCGTCCGGCTGAACCAGCTGGTCAGCGCCGAATCCTGCGCCGCGATCGGTGATGAGATGGGCTTGCATAATTTCATCCGCACTGGATCGGACGTGAAGAAGCTCACCGGCAAGGCGATGCTCAACGTGCGCGCCGATGTGGTCGAAAGCCTGATCGCCACCATCTATCTGGATGGCGGGCTGGAAGCATCGCGTAAATTCATTCTGAAATACTGGCAGAGCCGGGCTACAAGCGTGGATGCCGGGCGGCGCGATGCCAAGACCGAATTGCAGGAATGGGCGCATGCCAGATTTGCGACCACGCCCTCTTACCGGGTTGACGATCGCTCCGGACCGGATCACGATCCCAGCTTCACCGTGACGGTGGAAATTCCCGGCGTGAAGCCGGAAACCGGCGTCGAGCGCTCCAAGCGCGCGGCCGAACAGGTGGCGGCAACCAGATTGCTGGAACGCGAAGGCGTCTGGCAGAAAAGCCCCACCCGAAACTGAGCACCCGACGAAAGGGTGCTGCAATCGAGCGTATGGCGGACCCCCGTGGCCGCATGTTGAATACCTCTGACCTTGATGGATATCATGACCGATCACGAAAACCCCGCCGTAGCAGGCGAAGACAATGCCCTTCCGACCCGTTCCGGTTTCGTCGCTCTCATCGGCCCGACCAATGCCGGCAAATCGACGCTGGTGAACCGGCTGGTGGGCGCAAAAGTCTCGATCGTTAGCCACAAGGTGCAGACGACGCGCGCCGTGATGCGCGGCATTGCCATCCACAAGAATGCGCAGATCGTTTTCATGGACACGCCCGGCATCTTCAAGCCGCGCCGCAGGCTCGACCGCGCCATGGTCACCTCGGCCTGGGGTGGCGCGAAGGATGCGGACCTCATTCTGCTGCTGATCGACAGCGAGCGCGGCCTGAAGGGTGACGCCGAGGCCATTCTCGAAGGGCTGAAGGATGTTCCGCAGAAGAAGATCCTGTGCCTCAACAAGATCGATCAGGTGAAGCGGGAAGACCTTCTGAAGCTCGCCGCCGCTGCCAACGAAACGGTTGCGTTTGACCGCACCTTCATGATTTCTGCCACGAACGGTTCGGGCTGCGAAGACCTGATGGATTATCTGGTGGATACCCTGCCGGAAGGCCCGTGGTATTACCCGGAAGACCAGATTTCCGATCTGCCGATGCGCCAGCTCGCCGCCGAAATCACCCGCGAAAAACTCTTCCTCCGTCTGCATCAGGAACTGCCCTATGCTTCGCATGTCGAGACGGAAAAGTGGGAGGAACGCAAGGACGGCTCCGTGCGCATCGAGCAGGTGATCTATGTCGAGCGCGACAGCCAGAAGAAGATTGCTCTTGGCAAGAACGGCGATGCGATCAAGGCGATCTCCACCGCCTCGCGCAAGGAACTGTCTGAAATCCTCGAGCAGCCGGTGCATCTCTTCCTGTTCGTCAAGGTGCGCGAGAATTGGGGCGACGACCCCGAGCGTTTCCGTGAAATGGGTCTGGAATTCCCGCGGGGTTAAGGCACTCCCGGTTTGCCCCGGCACCTCGTTCCTGTGACAAGCACAGGAACGAATATCTTCATCCACCACCGGGAACCGAATACGTTCGGGCGGGTTGTTCCAAAACAATTGGGCGCAACCTTTTTTTGATGATGGATATTCATGTCGCCAAAAAAACCGAACGGAATTTCCACCACCCCGTGCCAGCAATGTCCCCTGCGCGACCTGCCGCATTTCCGGGACTTTTCCTCCCCCGAACTCGATTTCGTCTCCCGTTTCAAGACGGGGGAACTGGCGGTGGAAAGCGGCTCCGTCATTCTGATGGAAGGCTCGCACAGCGCCCATCTCTATACTGTCCTGCATGGCTGGGCTTTCCGTTACAAGACGCTGGAAGACGGCCGGCGGCAGATCCTCAACTATGTCATGCCGGGTGACCTCGTTGGTCTTCAGGGCACGGTGATGGGGGAAATGCAGCATTCGGTGGAGGCACTGTCG from Agrobacterium tumefaciens includes these protein-coding regions:
- the rnc gene encoding ribonuclease III, with amino-acid sequence MSKSKPLSADEISRLEALIGYEFKDKARLDRALTHASARSATAGNYERLEFLGDRVLGLCVAELLFSIFRNATEGELSVRLNQLVSAESCAAIGDEMGLHNFIRTGSDVKKLTGKAMLNVRADVVESLIATIYLDGGLEASRKFILKYWQSRATSVDAGRRDAKTELQEWAHARFATTPSYRVDDRSGPDHDPSFTVTVEIPGVKPETGVERSKRAAEQVAATRLLEREGVWQKSPTRN
- the era gene encoding GTPase Era codes for the protein MDIMTDHENPAVAGEDNALPTRSGFVALIGPTNAGKSTLVNRLVGAKVSIVSHKVQTTRAVMRGIAIHKNAQIVFMDTPGIFKPRRRLDRAMVTSAWGGAKDADLILLLIDSERGLKGDAEAILEGLKDVPQKKILCLNKIDQVKREDLLKLAAAANETVAFDRTFMISATNGSGCEDLMDYLVDTLPEGPWYYPEDQISDLPMRQLAAEITREKLFLRLHQELPYASHVETEKWEERKDGSVRIEQVIYVERDSQKKIALGKNGDAIKAISTASRKELSEILEQPVHLFLFVKVRENWGDDPERFREMGLEFPRG